In one Pseudomonas fitomaticsae genomic region, the following are encoded:
- a CDS encoding glutathionylspermidine synthase family protein: protein MKKIHCAERHDWKQTAESLGFLFHTIDDEPYWDERAYYQFTLAQIENDLEDPTTELHEMCMDLVDRVVHSEELLDRLSIPAPYYDMIRTSWLEGHPHLYGRMDFSYSGNGPAKLLELNYDTPTSLYEASAFQWGWLEQCIERGMLPRHADQFNSIDTRLHEAFAQLKLKRPFYFASMKDSVEDKGTTDYLRLIAEKVGIESRHIDIEDIGLSADGRFVDLEDRWIPHLFKLHAWEFIFHEPFGAAIAECDTQFFEPAWKSILSNKGALPLLWELHKGHPNLLAAHLDPNPGSAVPKGWVRKPYFSREGANIELQTAEGLIVKEDGPYTDAPFILQEFAPLPKFDDSYTLIGSWVIGDQAAGIGVREDNSLITKDSSRFLPHLILD, encoded by the coding sequence ATGAAGAAGATCCACTGCGCCGAGCGCCACGACTGGAAACAGACCGCCGAAAGCCTCGGCTTTCTGTTTCACACCATCGACGACGAGCCGTACTGGGACGAGCGCGCCTATTACCAGTTCACGCTCGCGCAGATCGAAAACGATCTGGAGGACCCGACCACCGAGCTGCACGAGATGTGCATGGATCTGGTCGACCGCGTCGTGCACAGCGAAGAACTGCTGGATCGTCTGAGCATCCCGGCGCCGTACTACGACATGATCCGAACGTCCTGGCTGGAAGGTCATCCGCATCTGTACGGGCGCATGGACTTCTCCTACAGCGGCAACGGCCCGGCGAAGCTGCTCGAACTTAACTACGACACGCCCACCAGCCTTTATGAGGCCTCGGCTTTTCAGTGGGGCTGGCTGGAACAATGCATCGAGCGCGGAATGCTGCCGCGCCATGCCGACCAGTTCAACAGCATCGACACCCGGCTGCACGAAGCCTTTGCTCAACTGAAACTGAAGCGGCCGTTTTACTTCGCCTCGATGAAAGACTCGGTCGAAGACAAGGGCACCACGGATTATCTGCGCCTGATCGCAGAGAAGGTCGGCATCGAATCGCGGCACATCGACATCGAAGACATCGGCCTGAGCGCTGACGGTCGCTTCGTGGATCTCGAAGATCGCTGGATCCCCCATCTGTTCAAACTGCACGCCTGGGAGTTCATCTTCCACGAACCGTTCGGCGCGGCGATTGCCGAGTGCGATACGCAGTTTTTCGAACCAGCGTGGAAATCCATTCTCTCCAACAAGGGCGCCCTGCCCCTGCTCTGGGAACTGCACAAAGGCCATCCAAACCTGCTCGCCGCGCATCTCGATCCCAATCCGGGCAGCGCGGTGCCCAAGGGCTGGGTACGCAAGCCATACTTCTCCCGGGAAGGCGCCAACATCGAGTTGCAGACCGCCGAAGGTCTGATCGTCAAAGAGGATGGGCCCTACACCGACGCGCCCTTCATCCTGCAGGAGTTTGCACCGCTGCCGAAATTCGACGACAGCTACACGCTGATCGGCTCCTGGGTAATCGGTGATCAGGCGGCGGGGATTGGTGTGCGGGAAGACAACAGTCTCATCACCAAGGATTCGAGCCGGTTTTTGCCGCATCTGATTCTTGACTGA
- a CDS encoding single-stranded DNA-binding protein, translating into MARGVNKVILVGTCGQDPEVRYLPNGNAVTNLSLATSEQWTDKQTGQKVEKTEWHRVSMFGKVAEIAGEYLRKGSQVYIEGKLQTREWEKDGIKRYTTEIVVDMQGTMQLLGGRPQQGDQQGGGNNYQQQAPRQQAPRPQQSAPQQRSAPAPQQAAPQPAPDFDSFDDDIPF; encoded by the coding sequence ATGGCCCGTGGGGTTAACAAAGTCATTCTGGTCGGTACTTGCGGCCAGGATCCCGAAGTACGCTACCTGCCCAACGGTAACGCCGTGACCAACTTGAGTCTGGCGACCAGCGAGCAGTGGACCGACAAGCAGACCGGTCAGAAGGTCGAGAAGACCGAGTGGCACCGCGTATCGATGTTCGGCAAGGTTGCCGAGATCGCCGGCGAATACCTGCGCAAGGGTTCGCAGGTTTACATCGAAGGCAAGCTGCAGACCCGTGAGTGGGAAAAAGACGGTATCAAGCGTTACACCACCGAAATCGTGGTCGACATGCAAGGCACCATGCAACTGCTCGGCGGCCGTCCACAACAGGGCGACCAACAAGGCGGTGGCAACAACTATCAGCAGCAGGCGCCACGCCAGCAGGCTCCGCGTCCGCAGCAGTCGGCACCTCAGCAGCGTTCGGCCCCGGCTCCACAGCAGGCCGCACCGCAACCGGCTCCGGATTTCGACAGCTTCGATGACGACATTCCGTTCTGA
- a CDS encoding MFS transporter has product MHDPHSERMSGSETRAASGLALVFAFRMLGMFMVLPVLATYGMDLAGATPALIGLAIGAYGLTQAIFQIPFGIISDRIGRRPVIYLGLIVFALGSVLAAQADSIWGVIAGRILQGAGAISAAVMALLSDLTREQHRTKAMAMIGMTIGLSFAVAMVVGPLLTRAFGLSGLFLATGGMALVGIVIVMFMVPKSTGPLSHRESGVARQALMPTLKHPDLLRLDLGIFVLHAMLMSSFVALPLALVEKAGLPKEQHWWVYLTALLISFFAMIPFIIYGEKKRKMKRVLLGAVMTLMLTELFFWQFGDSLRALVIGTVVFFTAFNLLEASLPSLISKVSPAGGKGTAMGVYSTSQFLGSALGGILGGWMFQHGGLSVVFLGCAGLAALWLAFAVTMREPPYVTSLRLPLSPEAIREAGLVERLKALVGVTDAVIVADEAAIYIKLDTELMDRTTLERLVNNPAQTACEA; this is encoded by the coding sequence ATGCACGATCCCCACAGCGAACGCATGAGTGGCAGCGAGACCCGCGCGGCGAGCGGTCTGGCCCTGGTGTTCGCCTTCCGTATGCTTGGCATGTTCATGGTGTTGCCGGTACTGGCGACCTACGGCATGGATCTGGCAGGAGCGACCCCGGCCCTGATCGGGCTGGCGATCGGCGCTTACGGCCTGACCCAGGCGATTTTCCAGATTCCGTTCGGGATCATTTCCGACCGCATCGGCCGGCGTCCGGTGATTTACCTGGGGTTGATCGTCTTCGCCCTCGGCAGCGTGCTGGCGGCCCAGGCCGACTCGATCTGGGGCGTGATTGCCGGCCGGATCCTGCAGGGCGCGGGCGCTATTTCTGCGGCGGTCATGGCGTTACTTTCCGACCTGACCCGTGAACAGCACCGCACCAAGGCCATGGCCATGATCGGCATGACCATTGGCCTGTCGTTCGCCGTGGCGATGGTGGTCGGCCCGCTGCTGACCCGTGCGTTCGGCTTGTCCGGCCTGTTTCTGGCCACCGGCGGCATGGCATTGGTCGGGATCGTGATCGTGATGTTCATGGTGCCGAAGTCCACCGGGCCGCTGAGCCATCGCGAGTCCGGCGTGGCGCGCCAGGCGTTGATGCCGACGCTCAAGCACCCGGACCTGCTGCGGCTGGACCTGGGCATTTTTGTGTTACATGCGATGTTGATGTCGAGCTTCGTCGCACTGCCCCTGGCGCTGGTCGAAAAGGCCGGTCTGCCCAAGGAACAGCACTGGTGGGTCTACCTCACAGCCTTGCTGATTTCTTTCTTCGCCATGATCCCGTTCATTATCTACGGCGAGAAGAAACGCAAAATGAAACGAGTTTTGCTCGGCGCCGTGATGACGCTGATGCTCACTGAGCTATTCTTCTGGCAGTTCGGTGACAGCCTGCGGGCTCTGGTGATCGGGACGGTGGTGTTCTTCACTGCGTTCAATCTGCTGGAAGCATCGCTGCCGTCGCTGATCAGCAAGGTTTCACCGGCAGGTGGCAAGGGCACGGCCATGGGCGTGTACTCCACCAGTCAGTTCCTCGGTTCGGCACTCGGCGGGATTCTCGGCGGCTGGATGTTCCAGCATGGCGGTCTGTCGGTTGTGTTCCTCGGATGTGCCGGGCTGGCTGCACTTTGGCTGGCCTTTGCTGTTACCATGCGCGAACCTCCCTACGTGACGAGCCTGCGCCTGCCGCTGTCGCCCGAAGCGATCCGCGAAGCGGGTCTGGTCGAGCGTCTCAAGGCCCTCGTAGGGGTAACTGATGCAGTGATAGTCGCTGATGAAGCGGCGATCTACATCAAACTGGACACCGAATTAATGGATCGCACCACTCTCGAACGCCTGGTGAACAACCCGGCGCAGACTGCGTGCGAAGCCTAG
- the uvrA gene encoding excinuclease ABC subunit UvrA: MDKILIRGARTHNLKNIDLTLPRDKLIVITGLSGSGKSSLAFDTLYAEGQRRYVESLSAYARQFLSMMEKPDVDTIEGLSPAISIEQKSTSHNPRSTVGTITEIYDYLRLLYARVGTPRCPDHDIPLEAQTVSQMVDLVLAQPEGSKLMLLAPVIRERKGEHLSVFEELRAQGFVRARVNGRLCELDELPKLDKQKKHTIEVVVDRFKVRADLQQRLAESFETALKLADGIALVAPMDDEPGEEMIFSARFACPICGHAISELEPKLFSFNNPAGACPTCDGLGVKQFFDIKRLVNGELTLAEGAIRGWDRRNVYYFQMLGSLAAHYGFSLEQPFNELPADQQKYILHGSGSQNVDFKYLNDRGDIVKRSHPFEGIVPNLERRYRETESASVREELAKFLSTQSCPDCRGTRLRREARHVWVGEKTLPAVTNLPIGDACDYFGALKMTGRRGEIADKILKEIRERLQFLVNVGLDYLSLDRSADTLSGGEAQRIRLASQIGAGLVGVLYILDEPSIGLHQRDNDRLLGTLKHLRDIGNTVIVVEHDEDAIRLADYVVDIGPGAGVHGGQIVAEGTPDEVMAHPDSLTGKYLSGRVKIEVPAKRTPRNKKQVLSLKGARGNNLRNVDLEIPIGLLTCVTGVSGSGKSTLINNTLFPLSATALNGATTLEAAAHDSIKGLEHLDKVVDIDQSPIGRTPRSNPATYTGLFTPIRELFAGVPESRSRGYGPGRFSFNVKGGRCEACQGDGLIKVEMHFLPDIYVPCDVCKSKRYNRETLEIKYKGKSIHETLEMTIEEARVFFDAVPALARKLQTLMDVGLSYIKLGQSATTLSGGEAQRVKLSRELSKRDTGKTLYILDEPTTGLHFADIQQLLDVLHRLRDHGNTVVVIEHNLDVIKTADWLVDLGPEGGSKGGQIIATGTPEEVAEMKQSHTGHYLKPLLIRDRA; the protein is encoded by the coding sequence TTGGACAAGATCCTGATTCGTGGGGCCCGCACCCACAACCTGAAGAACATCGACCTGACCCTGCCACGGGACAAACTGATCGTCATCACCGGCCTGTCCGGATCCGGCAAGTCGTCCCTGGCCTTCGATACGCTGTACGCCGAAGGTCAGCGCCGCTATGTCGAATCCCTGTCGGCCTATGCCCGGCAGTTCCTGTCGATGATGGAAAAACCCGACGTCGACACCATCGAAGGCCTGTCGCCGGCGATCTCCATCGAACAGAAGTCGACCTCGCACAACCCGCGCTCCACGGTCGGCACCATCACCGAAATCTACGACTACCTGCGTCTGCTCTATGCGCGCGTCGGTACGCCGCGCTGCCCGGATCACGACATTCCGCTGGAAGCCCAGACCGTCAGCCAGATGGTCGACCTGGTGCTGGCCCAGCCGGAAGGCAGCAAGCTGATGCTGCTGGCGCCGGTGATTCGCGAGCGCAAGGGCGAGCACCTGTCGGTGTTCGAAGAACTGCGCGCCCAGGGCTTCGTCCGGGCCCGGGTCAACGGCCGGCTCTGCGAGCTGGACGAGTTGCCGAAGCTGGATAAACAGAAGAAGCACACGATTGAAGTCGTGGTCGACCGCTTCAAGGTTCGCGCCGACCTGCAGCAGCGTCTGGCCGAATCCTTCGAAACCGCACTGAAGCTGGCGGACGGCATCGCGCTGGTGGCGCCGATGGACGACGAGCCAGGCGAAGAGATGATTTTCTCCGCGCGCTTCGCCTGCCCGATCTGCGGCCACGCGATCAGCGAGCTGGAACCCAAGCTGTTTTCCTTCAACAACCCGGCCGGCGCCTGCCCGACCTGCGACGGTCTGGGCGTGAAACAGTTCTTCGACATCAAACGACTGGTCAACGGTGAGCTGACTCTGGCCGAAGGTGCGATACGCGGCTGGGACCGGCGCAACGTCTATTACTTCCAGATGCTCGGCTCATTGGCCGCGCACTACGGTTTCAGCCTGGAGCAGCCGTTCAACGAGCTGCCAGCCGACCAGCAGAAGTACATCCTGCACGGCAGCGGTTCGCAGAACGTCGATTTCAAATATCTCAATGACCGGGGCGACATCGTCAAGCGCTCGCACCCGTTCGAAGGCATCGTGCCGAACCTTGAGCGCCGCTACCGCGAGACCGAATCGGCGAGCGTGCGCGAAGAACTGGCGAAGTTCCTCAGCACCCAGTCCTGCCCGGATTGCCGTGGCACCCGCCTGCGTCGCGAAGCGCGGCACGTGTGGGTTGGCGAGAAAACCCTGCCGGCAGTGACCAACCTGCCGATAGGCGACGCTTGTGATTACTTCGGCGCGCTGAAAATGACCGGCCGCCGTGGAGAAATCGCCGACAAGATTCTCAAGGAGATCCGCGAGCGTCTGCAGTTTCTGGTGAATGTCGGTCTCGACTATCTGTCGCTGGATCGCAGTGCCGATACCCTGTCTGGCGGTGAAGCGCAGCGGATTCGTCTGGCCAGTCAGATCGGCGCGGGCCTTGTGGGTGTTCTCTATATCCTTGATGAACCGTCCATTGGCCTGCACCAGCGCGACAATGATCGCCTGCTCGGCACCCTCAAGCACCTGCGCGACATCGGCAATACGGTGATCGTGGTCGAGCATGACGAAGACGCGATCCGCCTGGCCGACTACGTAGTGGATATCGGCCCGGGCGCCGGGGTTCATGGCGGGCAGATCGTCGCCGAAGGCACGCCGGATGAAGTCATGGCCCACCCGGACTCGCTGACCGGCAAATACCTGTCGGGCCGGGTCAAGATCGAAGTGCCGGCCAAGCGTACACCGCGCAACAAGAAGCAGGTGCTGTCGCTCAAGGGCGCGCGCGGCAACAACCTGCGCAACGTCGACCTGGAAATCCCGATCGGCCTGCTGACCTGCGTGACTGGCGTCTCCGGTTCCGGCAAATCGACGCTGATCAACAACACGCTGTTCCCGCTGAGCGCCACCGCGCTCAACGGTGCGACCACCCTGGAAGCCGCAGCCCACGACAGCATCAAGGGCCTGGAGCATCTGGACAAGGTCGTCGACATCGACCAGAGCCCGATCGGCCGTACGCCACGCTCCAACCCGGCGACCTATACCGGGCTGTTCACGCCAATCCGCGAACTGTTTGCCGGGGTTCCCGAGTCCCGCTCCCGAGGTTACGGCCCGGGGCGTTTCTCGTTCAACGTCAAGGGTGGTCGTTGCGAAGCCTGTCAGGGCGACGGTCTGATCAAGGTGGAAATGCACTTCCTGCCGGACATCTACGTTCCGTGCGACGTGTGCAAGAGCAAGCGCTACAACCGCGAAACCCTGGAGATCAAATACAAGGGCAAGAGCATCCACGAAACCCTCGAAATGACCATCGAGGAAGCGCGGGTGTTCTTCGACGCGGTGCCGGCGCTGGCGCGCAAGCTGCAAACGCTGATGGATGTGGGCCTGTCGTACATCAAGCTCGGGCAATCGGCGACCACGCTGTCCGGCGGTGAAGCCCAGCGGGTCAAGTTGTCCCGAGAGCTGTCCAAGCGCGATACCGGCAAGACCCTGTACATCCTCGACGAGCCGACCACCGGTCTGCACTTCGCGGATATTCAGCAACTGCTCGACGTACTCCATCGCCTGCGCGACCACGGCAACACCGTGGTGGTGATCGAGCACAACCTTGACGTGATCAAGACCGCCGACTGGCTGGTGGATCTCGGCCCCGAGGGTGGTTCGAAAGGTGGACAGATCATCGCCACCGGTACGCCGGAGGAAGTGGCCGAAATGAAGCAATCTCACACCGGGCATTACCTCAAGCCGCTGTTGATCCGCGATCGGGCCTGA
- the bfr gene encoding bacterioferritin — protein MQGHPDVIDYLNTLLTGELAARDQYFVHSRMYEDWGFTKLYERINHEMEEEAGHADALMRRILMLEGTPRMRPDDLDVGTTVETMLEADLRLEYKVRAALCKGIELCEKNGDYVSRDILKLQLHDTEEDHTYWLEKQLGLIKLIGIQNYLQSHAS, from the coding sequence ATGCAAGGCCACCCAGACGTTATCGATTACCTCAACACGTTGCTGACCGGCGAACTGGCCGCGCGTGACCAATATTTCGTTCACTCGCGGATGTATGAGGACTGGGGATTCACCAAGCTCTACGAACGAATCAACCACGAGATGGAAGAAGAGGCCGGTCACGCCGATGCGCTGATGCGCCGGATTCTGATGCTCGAAGGCACTCCGCGCATGCGCCCGGATGACCTGGATGTCGGTACCACGGTAGAGACCATGCTCGAAGCGGATCTGCGTCTTGAGTACAAGGTTCGTGCTGCACTGTGCAAAGGCATCGAGTTGTGTGAAAAGAATGGCGACTATGTAAGCCGCGATATCCTCAAGCTTCAACTGCACGACACCGAAGAAGATCACACCTACTGGCTTGAGAAGCAGTTGGGCCTGATCAAACTGATCGGTATCCAGAACTACCTGCAGTCCCACGCGTCCTGA
- a CDS encoding catalase, with translation MSQNKTLTTASGAPVADNQNSRSAGPRGPLLLDDFHLIEKLAHFNRENIPERRVHAKGSGAYGTFTVTRDITQYTSAKLFSAVGKQTPTFLRFSTVGGERGSADTERDPRGFALKFYTEEGNWDIVGNNTPVFFIRDPLKFPDFIHTQKRLPQSNLKSAQMMWDFWSHSPEALHQVTILFSDRGIPDGYRHMHGFGSHTYSLIGAQGERHWVKWHYKTKQGIKNLAPADAARLAGTDPDYAQRDLFEAIERGDFPKWSVCIQIMTEAQAAAHYENPFDVTKTWSQKEFPLIEVGELELNRNPLNYFAEVEQAAFGPSNMVPGVGLSPDRMLQGRVFAYADAHRYRVGTNHQQLPVNAPRSPVNTYQRDGSMAFGSNGGAAPNYEPNSYVESPKQAPHYAEPALALSGSADRYDHREDTDYYSHAGALFRLMSDEQKALLVSNIAGAMAGVSSDVVDRQLQHFHKADPAYGEAIAKLLNVQLNEV, from the coding sequence ATGAGCCAGAACAAGACGCTTACGACCGCCAGTGGCGCACCTGTCGCTGATAACCAGAACTCTCGCTCCGCCGGCCCTCGTGGTCCGTTGCTGCTCGATGATTTCCACTTGATCGAGAAGCTCGCTCACTTCAACCGGGAAAACATTCCTGAGCGTCGTGTACACGCCAAGGGTTCGGGCGCATATGGTACTTTCACGGTCACTCGCGACATTACGCAGTACACCAGCGCCAAGCTGTTTTCTGCTGTTGGCAAACAAACGCCGACCTTCCTGCGTTTCTCAACGGTCGGTGGCGAGCGTGGTTCGGCTGATACCGAGCGCGACCCGCGTGGATTCGCCCTCAAGTTCTATACCGAAGAAGGCAACTGGGACATCGTTGGCAACAACACGCCGGTGTTCTTCATTCGCGATCCGCTGAAATTCCCTGACTTTATCCACACCCAGAAACGCCTGCCGCAAAGCAACCTGAAAAGCGCGCAGATGATGTGGGACTTCTGGTCGCATTCGCCTGAAGCGCTGCACCAGGTCACGATCCTGTTCTCCGATCGCGGCATTCCGGACGGCTATCGCCACATGCACGGTTTTGGCAGCCACACCTACAGCCTGATCGGCGCTCAGGGCGAGCGTCACTGGGTGAAGTGGCACTACAAAACCAAGCAAGGGATCAAGAACCTCGCGCCGGCAGACGCGGCACGTTTGGCGGGCACGGATCCCGATTACGCACAGCGCGATCTGTTCGAGGCCATCGAGCGCGGTGATTTCCCGAAATGGAGCGTGTGCATCCAGATCATGACCGAGGCTCAGGCCGCTGCTCACTACGAGAACCCGTTCGACGTGACCAAGACCTGGTCGCAGAAGGAGTTTCCACTGATTGAAGTGGGCGAGTTGGAACTGAACCGTAATCCGCTCAACTACTTTGCCGAAGTCGAGCAAGCTGCGTTCGGTCCAAGCAACATGGTACCTGGCGTAGGTCTCTCGCCGGATCGCATGCTGCAAGGTCGTGTCTTCGCATACGCCGATGCCCATCGCTACCGCGTAGGCACCAACCACCAACAACTGCCGGTGAACGCTCCGCGCAGCCCGGTGAATACTTACCAGCGTGATGGTTCGATGGCTTTTGGCAGCAATGGTGGCGCCGCGCCGAACTACGAGCCGAACAGCTACGTAGAGTCGCCGAAACAAGCCCCGCACTATGCCGAGCCTGCACTGGCGTTGAGTGGCTCGGCTGATCGCTACGATCACCGCGAAGACACCGACTACTACAGCCATGCTGGTGCGCTGTTCCGCTTGATGAGCGACGAACAGAAAGCGTTGCTGGTCAGCAACATCGCCGGCGCGATGGCGGGTGTCTCGAGTGATGTCGTCGACCGACAGTTGCAGCATTTCCACAAGGCCGACCCGGCGTACGGAGAAGCAATCGCAAAGCTGCTCAACGTACAGCTTAACGAAGTCTAA
- the rplQ gene encoding 50S ribosomal protein L17 yields MRHRKSGRHLSRTSSHRKAMFQNMAVSLFEHELIKTTLPKAKELRRVAEPLITLAKTDSVANRRLAFDRTRSKAIVGKLFNDLGKRYATREGGYLRILKCGFRAGDNAPMAYVELVDRAVGGEAVSAE; encoded by the coding sequence ATGCGTCATCGTAAAAGTGGGCGTCACCTGAGCCGCACCAGCTCGCACCGCAAGGCCATGTTCCAGAACATGGCGGTGTCGCTGTTCGAGCACGAGCTGATCAAAACTACTCTGCCAAAAGCCAAAGAACTGCGCCGCGTTGCCGAGCCGCTGATCACTCTGGCCAAGACAGACAGCGTTGCTAACCGTCGTCTGGCTTTCGACCGTACTCGTTCGAAAGCTATCGTTGGTAAGCTCTTCAACGACCTGGGCAAGCGTTACGCTACCCGTGAGGGTGGCTACCTGCGCATCCTCAAGTGCGGTTTCCGCGCTGGCGACAACGCGCCTATGGCGTACGTCGAACTGGTTGATCGTGCTGTCGGCGGTGAAGCTGTATCCGCTGAGTAA
- a CDS encoding DNA-directed RNA polymerase subunit alpha, which produces MQISVNEFLTPRHIDVQVVSPTRAKITLEPLERGFGHTLGNALRRILLSSMPGCAVVEAEIDGVLHEYSAIEGVQEDVIEILLNLKGLAIKLHGRDEVTLTLSKKGSGVVTAADIQLDHDVEIVNPDHVIANLASNGALNMKLTVARGRGYEPADSRQSDEDESRSIGRLQLDSSFSPVRRIAYVVENARVEQRTNLDKLVIDLETNGTLDPEEAIRRAATILQQQLAAFVDLKGDSEPVVVEQEDEIDPILLRPVDDLELTVRSANCLKAENIYYIGDLIQRTEVELLKTPNLGKKSLTEIKDVLASRGLSLGMRLDNWPPASLKKDDKATA; this is translated from the coding sequence ATGCAGATTTCGGTAAATGAGTTCCTGACACCCCGCCACATTGATGTGCAGGTTGTCAGTCCAACCCGCGCCAAGATCACTCTCGAGCCTCTCGAGCGTGGTTTTGGCCACACCCTGGGCAACGCGCTGCGCCGCATCCTGTTGTCCTCAATGCCCGGCTGCGCAGTAGTCGAGGCCGAGATTGACGGTGTGCTCCACGAGTACAGCGCCATCGAAGGTGTACAGGAAGACGTAATTGAAATCCTGTTGAACCTTAAAGGTCTGGCCATCAAGCTGCACGGTCGTGACGAAGTTACGCTGACCTTGTCGAAGAAGGGTTCGGGGGTGGTTACCGCTGCCGATATTCAGCTGGATCATGATGTCGAGATCGTTAATCCCGATCACGTAATCGCTAACCTGGCGTCTAACGGCGCCCTGAACATGAAGCTCACCGTAGCTCGTGGTCGTGGTTATGAACCAGCAGACTCGCGTCAGAGCGATGAAGACGAAAGCCGCAGCATCGGTCGCTTGCAGCTTGACTCTTCGTTCAGCCCGGTTCGCCGTATCGCATACGTGGTGGAAAACGCCCGTGTCGAGCAGCGTACCAACCTGGACAAGCTGGTTATTGATCTGGAAACCAACGGTACTCTGGATCCTGAAGAGGCTATCCGCCGCGCTGCAACCATTCTGCAACAGCAGTTGGCTGCGTTCGTCGACCTCAAAGGTGACAGTGAGCCAGTGGTTGTCGAGCAGGAAGACGAGATCGATCCGATCCTGCTTCGCCCGGTTGACGATCTGGAACTGACTGTACGTTCGGCTAACTGCCTTAAGGCGGAAAACATCTACTACATCGGCGACCTGATTCAGCGTACCGAAGTAGAGCTGTTGAAGACTCCGAACCTGGGCAAGAAATCCTTGACTGAAATCAAGGACGTTCTGGCCTCCCGCGGTCTGTCCCTCGGCATGCGCCTCGACAACTGGCCGCCTGCAAGTCTTAAGAAGGACGACAAGGCGACTGCCTGA
- the rpsD gene encoding 30S ribosomal protein S4, with the protein MARYIGPKCKLARREGTDLFLKSGVRAIESKCNIEAAPGIHGQRRGRQSDYGTQLREKQKVRRIYGVLERQFSGYYKEAAGKKGATGENLLQLLECRLDNVVYRMGFGSTRAESRQLVSHKSISVNGQTVNVPSYQVRAGDVVAVREKAKNQLRIVQALDLCAQRGRVEWVEVDTEKKSGVFKNVPARSDLSADINESLIVELYSK; encoded by the coding sequence ATGGCTCGTTACATTGGTCCAAAATGCAAACTCGCTCGTCGCGAAGGCACCGATCTCTTCCTGAAGAGCGGCGTGCGCGCGATCGAATCGAAGTGCAACATTGAAGCAGCACCTGGTATCCACGGCCAACGCCGCGGTCGCCAGTCCGACTACGGCACCCAACTGCGTGAAAAGCAGAAGGTCCGTCGTATCTACGGCGTTCTCGAGCGTCAGTTCAGCGGCTACTACAAAGAAGCTGCTGGCAAGAAAGGTGCAACCGGTGAAAACCTGCTGCAACTGCTCGAATGCCGTCTGGACAACGTTGTATACCGTATGGGCTTTGGTTCGACTCGTGCCGAATCCCGTCAGCTGGTATCGCACAAGTCGATCAGCGTTAACGGTCAGACCGTAAACGTTCCGTCCTACCAGGTTCGTGCTGGTGACGTGGTTGCTGTTCGCGAGAAAGCAAAAAACCAACTTCGCATTGTCCAAGCTCTCGATCTGTGTGCCCAACGTGGCCGCGTAGAATGGGTAGAAGTAGACACTGAGAAGAAGTCGGGCGTTTTCAAGAACGTTCCTGCTCGCAGTGATCTGTCCGCCGACATCAACGAAAGCCTGATTGTCGAGCTCTACTCCAAGTAA
- the rpsK gene encoding 30S ribosomal protein S11 has translation MAKPAARPRKKVKKTVVDGIAHIHASFNNTIVTITDRQGNALSWATSGGSGFRGSRKSTPFAAQVAAERAGQAALEYGLKNLDVNVKGPGPGRESAVRALNGCGYKIASITDVTPIPHNGCRPPKKRRV, from the coding sequence ATGGCAAAACCTGCTGCTCGTCCTCGTAAAAAAGTTAAAAAGACAGTGGTTGATGGCATCGCCCACATCCATGCTTCTTTTAACAACACCATCGTGACCATCACCGACCGTCAAGGTAACGCTCTTTCCTGGGCTACCTCCGGTGGTTCGGGTTTCCGCGGTTCCCGCAAGTCCACCCCGTTCGCTGCTCAAGTAGCTGCTGAACGTGCTGGTCAAGCTGCGCTGGAATACGGCCTGAAAAACCTCGACGTGAACGTCAAGGGCCCAGGTCCAGGTCGTGAATCCGCAGTCCGCGCTTTGAACGGCTGTGGCTACAAGATCGCCAGCATCACCGACGTGACGCCAATCCCGCACAACGGGTGCCGTCCGCCGAAGAAGCGCCGCGTGTAA
- the rpsM gene encoding 30S ribosomal protein S13: MARIAGVNIPDNKHTVISLTYIYGVGRTTAQKICAETGVNPAAKIKDLSDEQIEQLRGEVAKFTTEGDLRREINMKIKRLMDLGCYRGLRHRRGLPVRGQRTKTNARTRKGPRKPIRK, translated from the coding sequence ATGGCCCGTATTGCAGGCGTTAACATTCCAGATAACAAGCATACTGTTATCTCGCTGACCTACATCTATGGTGTTGGTCGCACTACTGCACAGAAGATCTGTGCAGAGACTGGGGTAAACCCAGCCGCAAAGATCAAGGATCTGAGCGACGAGCAGATTGAACAGCTGCGTGGCGAAGTGGCGAAGTTCACCACTGAAGGTGACCTGCGTCGCGAAATCAACATGAAAATCAAGCGCTTGATGGACCTCGGTTGCTATCGCGGTCTGCGTCATCGTCGTGGTCTGCCAGTACGCGGTCAGCGTACCAAGACCAACGCGCGTACCCGTAAAGGTCCGCGTAAGCCGATCCGCAAGTAA